The sequence GGGTCGAACTCCCGGAAGAACGGCGCCGCGGCGGCCATCGGCTGCACGATCGAGCAGACGTCGTGGTGGTAGCCCGGGCGCATGAGCTCCTCGGTGCGCAGGCCGCCGCCGGGGCGCTCCGCCGCTTCCACCACCTGCACGCGCAGGCCCGCGGCGGACAGGCGCAGCGCCGCCGCCAGCCCGTTGGGTCCCGCTCCGACGACGACAGCGTCCGCCTTGCCGTTCAATGCCGCAGCCCGTTCACCCGTCCATCCTGGCCGCACCTGGCGCGACCTGCCCGATCAACGCCTACAACTGGCCGAGCAGCTCGTCGGCGGCGCGGTAGGGATCGGTCCCGCCGTCGACCACCTTGTCGGCGAGCGCGCCCAGCGCGGCCGATCCGCGCACGTCGCCCATCCGCTCCCGCAACGTCCCCAGTGCGATCGCCTCGATCTCGCGGGCGGCCCGCTCGCTGCGACGACGGTGGCCCTCACCGGAGGACTCCAGCCACTGCCGGTGCTCCTCGATCCTCGCCAGCACGTCGTCGATCCCGTTGTCGGTGTCCCGGGCGGCGACCGTGCGGCAGATGGGCGGCCGCCACTGGCCGGCCTCGGAGTGCCGGCCGCCGAGGGAGAGCATGTAGCGCAGGTCGCGCACGGTCTGGTCCGCGCCGTCCCGATCGGCCTTGTTGACGACGAAGACGTCGGCGACCTCGAGGATCCCGGCCTTCGCCGCCTGGATGCCGTCGCCCATCCCGGGGGCGACGAGGACCAGCGTGGTGTCGGCGAGCGAGGCGATCTCCAGCTCCGACTGCCCGACGCCGACGGTCTCGATCAGCACCACGTCGCAGCCGGCGGCGTCGAGCACGCGCAACGCCTGCGGGGTGGCCCACGAGAGCCCGCCGAGGTGACCGCGGGAGGCCATGGAGCGGATGAAGACGCCGCCGTCCCCGGCGTGGTCCTGCATCCGGACCCGGTCCCCGAGCAGGGCGCCACCGGAGAACGGCGACGACGGGTCGACCGCGAGCACCCCGACCCGCTTGCCCGCCTGCCGCAGTGCCCGCACCAGCGCCGTCGTCGAGGTGGACTTGCCCACCCCCGGGGAGCCGGTCAGCCCGATCACCTGGGCGTGGCCGGTGTGCGGGGACAGCGCCGCGGCGACCTCGCGCAGGGCGGGGCTGGCGTCCTCCACCAGGGAGATCAGCCGCGCCACCGAGCGCGCGTCGCCCTCCCGCGCGCGCTCCACCAGCGTCGGGACGTCGACCGAACGCCGGGAGCGGCGGGTGGGTCGGGGCCCGGAGGGGACGGGGGTGGACGCCTGGACCGCAGTCCCCTCCGGGGGCCCGCTCACGCCTTCGCGGGGACGTGCAGGATCAGCGCGTCGCCCTGACCGCCGCCACCGCACAGCGCGGCGGCGCCGATACCGCCACCCCGACGGCGCAGCTCGAGCGCCAGGTCCAGCACGATCCGGGCGCCGCTCATGCCGACCGGGTGCCCCAGGGCGATGGCGCCACCGTTGGGGTTCACCTTCTCCGGGTCGATCCCGAGCTCACGGGTGGACACGATGCCCACGGCGGCGAAGGCCTCGTTCAGCTCCACCAGGTCGAGTGACTGCGGGTCGATGCCCTCCCGCTCGCAGGCCTTCTGGATCGCCCGCGACGGCTGGCTCTGCAGCGTGGCGTCGGGCCCGGCGACGACGCCGTGCGCACCGATCTCGGCGAGCACGGTGCAGCCGAGCTCGGCGGCCTTCTCGGCGCTCATGACGACGACCGCGCAGGCGCCGTCGGAGATCTGCGAGGCGCTGCCGGCGGTGATCGTCCCGTCCTTGGCGAACGCCGGCTTCAGCTTGGAGAGGCTCTCCGCGGTGGTGTCGGGGCGGATGCCCTCGTCCTCGCGGAACTCGATCGGGTCGCCCTTGCGCTGCGGGATGAGGACCGGGGTGATCTCCTCGTCGAAGATCCCGTCCTTGGCGGCGCGCGCGGCCTTCTGGTGGCTGGCGGCGGCGAACTCGTCCTGCTCCTCGCGCGTCAGGTCGTAGCGGCTGTTGGCCTGCTCGGTGAGCACGCCCATGGCCACCTGGTCGAAGGTGTCCGAGAGGCCGTCGTGCGCCATCGAGTCGATGAGCTTGGTGTCGCCGTACTTCGTGCCGGTGCGCGAGCCGGCGAGCAGGTGCGGCGCCTGGGTCATGGACTCCATGCCACCGGCGACGACGACGTCGAACTCCCCGGCGCGGATCAACTGGTCGGCCAGCGCGATCGCGTCGAGGCCGGAGAGGCAGACCTTGTTGAGCGTGAAGGACGGCACCGACATGGGGATGCCGCCGGCGACCGCGGCCGGGCGGGCCGGGTTCTGGCCGGCGCCGGCCTGGATGACCTGGCCCATGATCACGTAGTCGACCTGGTCGCCGGAGATGCCGGCGCGCTCGAGGGCGGCCTTGATGGCGACGCCGCCGAGGTCGGCCGCGGAGAAGTCCTTGAGGGAGCCGAGCAGCCGCCCCATCGGGGTGCGGGCGCCGCTGACGATGACCGAGCGGGACATGCTGCCTCCAGTGCCGGGCCGCCGCCGGTGGCGACCACGTTGTCGGGACGCACCGCGGTCGACCGCGACCGGGCAGGTCACGACCAGGGGCGGCGCCGGGCCTTCCCGGAAGGATAGGACGGCACTCCGACGCGCGGCAGGGCGACATCTATGGTGGGCGTCACGGCCCTGGGGTGACCC is a genomic window of Blastococcus sp. HT6-30 containing:
- a CDS encoding acetyl-CoA C-acetyltransferase, encoding MSRSVIVSGARTPMGRLLGSLKDFSAADLGGVAIKAALERAGISGDQVDYVIMGQVIQAGAGQNPARPAAVAGGIPMSVPSFTLNKVCLSGLDAIALADQLIRAGEFDVVVAGGMESMTQAPHLLAGSRTGTKYGDTKLIDSMAHDGLSDTFDQVAMGVLTEQANSRYDLTREEQDEFAAASHQKAARAAKDGIFDEEITPVLIPQRKGDPIEFREDEGIRPDTTAESLSKLKPAFAKDGTITAGSASQISDGACAVVVMSAEKAAELGCTVLAEIGAHGVVAGPDATLQSQPSRAIQKACEREGIDPQSLDLVELNEAFAAVGIVSTRELGIDPEKVNPNGGAIALGHPVGMSGARIVLDLALELRRRGGGIGAAALCGGGGQGDALILHVPAKA
- the meaB gene encoding methylmalonyl Co-A mutase-associated GTPase MeaB, yielding MSGPPEGTAVQASTPVPSGPRPTRRSRRSVDVPTLVERAREGDARSVARLISLVEDASPALREVAAALSPHTGHAQVIGLTGSPGVGKSTSTTALVRALRQAGKRVGVLAVDPSSPFSGGALLGDRVRMQDHAGDGGVFIRSMASRGHLGGLSWATPQALRVLDAAGCDVVLIETVGVGQSELEIASLADTTLVLVAPGMGDGIQAAKAGILEVADVFVVNKADRDGADQTVRDLRYMLSLGGRHSEAGQWRPPICRTVAARDTDNGIDDVLARIEEHRQWLESSGEGHRRRSERAAREIEAIALGTLRERMGDVRGSAALGALADKVVDGGTDPYRAADELLGQL